One window of the Paenibacillus beijingensis genome contains the following:
- a CDS encoding 2-isopropylmalate synthase, whose amino-acid sequence MTDTNKRHIQIFDTTLRDGEQSPGASIDPERKILIARQLAKLGVDVIEPGFPVSSSGEFAAVQQISRELQNVEIAGFARAVKGDIDAAVRATQDAARRRLHLFISSSDIHLNYQLRKSRADVIQIAREMVAYGKQFVNEIEFSAMDSTRSDREFVIELVEAVIAEGATIINLPDTLGYALPGEITELFTAVRQQARGGDKVRYSAHCHNDLGMAVANSIAAVQAGATQIEVTVNGIGERAGNCSLEELAMVLDTRKAALEAETRINPAEIFETSRLVSRMMHFPIAYNKPVVGRNAFQHESGIHQDGLLKNRSTYEIMDPEAMGIPRSMIVLGKHSGRHAIKHRLAEFGIELDPAQLEEVYGAFKDQADKQKIVTDDQLIRIAGDKTDTQHDPYVLVDLQVLAGTQRSRVASITVRKSGSGERTYTGSGNGPLEAVISCIRQAIPEAAEFEDLELHSLSTGEDARGEAVVTVVRDGQRYRGTSIQSDIVLAAAEAYVAACNQLILSARKGTVDKVVHS is encoded by the coding sequence ATGACAGATACGAACAAACGGCATATTCAAATTTTCGATACGACGCTGCGCGACGGGGAGCAGTCTCCGGGCGCTTCCATCGATCCCGAGCGCAAAATCCTCATCGCCCGCCAGCTGGCGAAATTGGGTGTCGACGTCATCGAGCCCGGCTTTCCGGTATCGAGCAGCGGCGAGTTCGCCGCAGTGCAGCAAATTTCCAGAGAGCTGCAAAACGTTGAAATCGCCGGCTTCGCGCGCGCGGTCAAGGGCGACATCGATGCAGCCGTCCGGGCGACGCAGGATGCGGCAAGGCGGCGGCTGCACCTGTTCATTTCATCCTCGGACATCCATTTGAATTACCAGCTGCGCAAGTCGCGCGCCGATGTCATTCAGATTGCGAGGGAGATGGTCGCGTACGGCAAACAGTTCGTGAATGAAATCGAATTTTCGGCAATGGATTCGACCCGTTCGGACCGCGAGTTCGTCATTGAACTGGTTGAAGCCGTTATCGCCGAAGGGGCGACGATCATCAACCTGCCCGATACGCTCGGTTACGCGCTGCCCGGCGAAATTACGGAGCTGTTCACAGCGGTTCGGCAACAGGCGCGCGGCGGCGACAAGGTCCGCTACAGCGCCCACTGCCACAATGACCTGGGCATGGCGGTGGCCAACAGCATCGCGGCCGTTCAGGCCGGAGCGACGCAGATCGAAGTGACGGTCAACGGCATCGGCGAGCGTGCCGGCAACTGCTCGCTGGAGGAGCTGGCGATGGTGCTCGATACGCGCAAGGCGGCGCTGGAAGCGGAAACGCGCATCAACCCGGCCGAAATTTTCGAGACGTCGCGTCTCGTAAGCCGGATGATGCATTTTCCGATTGCATACAACAAGCCGGTTGTCGGCCGCAACGCGTTTCAGCACGAATCGGGCATCCATCAGGACGGGCTGCTGAAGAACCGCAGCACCTACGAAATTATGGACCCCGAAGCGATGGGCATTCCGCGCAGCATGATCGTGCTCGGCAAGCATTCCGGCCGCCACGCCATCAAGCATCGTTTGGCGGAGTTCGGGATCGAGCTCGATCCCGCGCAGCTGGAGGAAGTATATGGGGCGTTCAAGGATCAAGCCGACAAGCAAAAGATCGTCACGGACGATCAGCTCATCCGGATCGCCGGCGACAAAACCGACACCCAGCACGACCCTTACGTGCTGGTCGATTTGCAGGTGCTGGCCGGAACCCAGCGCTCCCGCGTCGCATCCATAACCGTAAGAAAGAGCGGCAGCGGGGAGCGGACATATACCGGATCGGGTAACGGGCCGCTCGAAGCGGTCATCAGCTGCATCCGGCAGGCGATTCCAGAGGCTGCGGAATTCGAGGATTTGGAGCTGCATTCGCTCTCCACAGGCGAAGATGCCCGCGGCGAAGCCGTCGTCACCGTTGTAAGGGACGGCCAACGGTATCGCGGCACGTCGATCCAGAGCGATATCGTACTGGCGGCGGCGGAAGCTTATGTGGCGGCGTGCAACCAATTAATATTAAGCGCGCGTAAAGGCACTGTGGATAAGGTTGTCCACAGTTGA
- the moaC gene encoding cyclic pyranopterin monophosphate synthase MoaC: MELTHFNEQGRAKMVDVSGKESTDRTAVASTTVKMHEGTLARIKAGEIAKGDVLGVAQIAGIMGAKKTSDWIPMCHPLALSGVNLTFSDNGADELYIEATVKITGRTGVEMEALTAVSAAALTVYDMCKALQKDMVIGPTKLVSKTGGKSGDFGPV; this comes from the coding sequence ATGGAACTGACGCATTTCAATGAGCAGGGAAGAGCGAAGATGGTCGATGTTTCGGGGAAGGAAAGCACGGACCGGACAGCGGTAGCCTCTACGACGGTCAAGATGCATGAAGGTACGCTTGCACGCATTAAAGCGGGCGAGATCGCCAAGGGTGATGTGCTTGGAGTCGCCCAGATCGCCGGTATTATGGGAGCGAAAAAAACGTCGGACTGGATTCCGATGTGCCACCCGCTTGCGCTCAGCGGAGTCAATCTGACGTTCAGCGATAACGGGGCAGACGAGCTCTATATTGAAGCGACCGTTAAAATAACGGGGCGCACCGGTGTGGAGATGGAGGCGCTGACAGCCGTTTCGGCGGCCGCGTTGACCGTGTACGATATGTGCAAAGCGCTGCAGAAAGATATGGTGATCGGACCGACGAAGCTTGTTTCCAAAACCGGAGGCAAGAGCGGCGATTTCGGACCGGTCTGA
- the tatC gene encoding twin-arginine translocase subunit TatC, with amino-acid sequence MTDSMRAESEAEAARARIREEGLMPLFEHLGELRKRIIAVLVVLALGLVAGLICADPVYRYLMEQPPVNEMALHAFSLWDGIGIYMKFAFVIALIPVVPFAFYQLWSFVKPALKPQEQRAALRYVPYAVVMFLIGLSFSYFIVLPMAFSFTTKVSRHLGLEETYGITQYFTFMFNIIIPISLLFELPLLIMFLTMLRIVTPATLRKMRRVAYFIMIVIGVTITPPDVVSDILVSIPLVVLYEVSVFLSARIYRRQQRADARFEEDYGVQRI; translated from the coding sequence ATGACGGACAGTATGCGAGCGGAAAGCGAAGCGGAAGCGGCGCGCGCCCGCATTCGCGAAGAAGGGCTGATGCCGCTGTTTGAGCATTTGGGGGAGCTGCGCAAGCGGATCATTGCGGTGCTCGTTGTGCTCGCGCTCGGCCTTGTTGCCGGTTTGATTTGCGCCGATCCGGTATACCGCTACTTGATGGAGCAGCCGCCCGTGAACGAAATGGCGCTTCATGCTTTTTCGCTATGGGACGGCATCGGGATCTACATGAAATTCGCTTTTGTCATCGCGCTTATTCCTGTCGTTCCATTCGCTTTCTACCAGCTGTGGTCGTTCGTAAAGCCGGCGTTGAAGCCGCAAGAGCAGCGGGCCGCGCTTCGTTATGTGCCCTACGCCGTCGTTATGTTTCTGATCGGGCTTTCATTTTCGTATTTTATCGTGCTGCCGATGGCATTCTCCTTCACGACGAAAGTGTCGCGGCATCTCGGGCTCGAAGAAACGTACGGGATTACGCAGTATTTCACGTTTATGTTCAACATCATCATTCCGATTTCGCTGCTGTTTGAGCTTCCGCTTCTCATTATGTTTCTGACGATGCTGCGCATCGTAACGCCGGCCACGCTGCGCAAAATGCGCCGCGTCGCCTACTTTATTATGATTGTGATCGGAGTTACGATTACGCCGCCGGACGTCGTTTCGGATATTTTGGTGTCCATTCCGCTGGTGGTGCTGTATGAAGTGAGCGTGTTTTTGTCCGCCCGGATATACCGCCGCCAGCAGCGGGCGGACGCCCGCTTCGAGGAAGACTACGGCGTACAGCGAATTTAA
- a CDS encoding phosphodiester glycosidase family protein, with protein sequence MINMTVQQVNRFFLLALAPFIGMMLWLLAADMSITIPQLHTPKPNTAAVGPSAQTTGEAVKGLQQAAKTAAATANTINRQTRLYEQTNRSMSAIARTAAVQAVRPEFIYNRRITAKLGAPARSIQSDKLTAQLYVVRAQNFSGYALKVRLKSDKAMKLALGKDKFGGAETTLAAASRYGAVAGVNAGGFADGRGGRYPLSTTVLDGRYVGGFEPTYADLFFVGLNDDRKLIGGQYSSKSELDRENPQFGVSFVPVLLKNGRMTPIPEKWQTSPYRAPRTVMANYKDDQLLFLVVDGRNENGSSGATLAEMQILASRLGAVDAYNLDGGGSSSLIFDGRVVNHPSDGRLRPLATNFLFFK encoded by the coding sequence ATGATAAATATGACCGTCCAGCAAGTGAACCGTTTCTTTCTGCTTGCGCTCGCGCCGTTTATCGGCATGATGCTGTGGCTGTTGGCTGCGGACATGTCCATCACGATTCCGCAGCTTCATACGCCCAAGCCGAACACCGCCGCCGTCGGTCCATCCGCGCAAACGACGGGAGAAGCGGTTAAAGGGCTGCAGCAGGCCGCCAAGACGGCGGCGGCGACCGCAAACACAATCAACAGGCAGACAAGGCTTTATGAACAGACGAACCGGAGCATGTCCGCTATAGCACGGACTGCCGCCGTTCAGGCGGTGCGGCCGGAATTCATCTATAACCGCCGCATTACGGCCAAGCTTGGCGCGCCGGCCCGTTCCATCCAGTCGGACAAGCTGACGGCGCAGCTTTACGTTGTGCGGGCGCAGAATTTTTCGGGATATGCTCTGAAAGTGAGGCTGAAGAGCGACAAGGCGATGAAGCTCGCGCTTGGCAAAGACAAGTTTGGCGGCGCGGAAACGACGCTGGCTGCGGCAAGCCGCTACGGCGCGGTCGCCGGCGTCAATGCCGGCGGCTTCGCCGACGGGAGAGGCGGGCGTTACCCGCTCAGCACAACCGTTCTCGACGGCCGGTACGTTGGCGGCTTCGAGCCTACCTATGCGGATTTGTTTTTTGTCGGATTAAACGATGACCGGAAGCTGATCGGAGGCCAATATTCCAGCAAATCCGAGCTCGACCGCGAAAACCCGCAGTTCGGCGTTTCGTTCGTGCCGGTTCTGCTCAAGAACGGCCGGATGACACCTATTCCGGAAAAGTGGCAAACGAGCCCGTACCGCGCCCCCCGCACCGTTATGGCCAACTACAAGGACGACCAGCTGCTGTTTCTCGTCGTGGACGGCCGCAACGAGAACGGCAGCTCCGGCGCGACGCTGGCCGAAATGCAAATTCTGGCGTCGCGGCTCGGCGCGGTGGACGCCTATAACCTCGACGGCGGCGGATCGTCGTCGCTCATCTTTGACGGCCGGGTCGTCAATCACCCGTCCGACGGCCGGCTGCGCCCGCTTGCGACGAACTTTTTGTTTTTCAAGTGA
- the tatA gene encoding twin-arginine translocase TatA/TatE family subunit — translation MFGGIGATGFLLLAIIALLLFGPNKLPELGRAFGRTLREFKAGTRDLIEDDSGKSNASQVDVTRADEQDNKRLPD, via the coding sequence ATGTTTGGCGGAATTGGCGCGACTGGTTTTTTGCTGCTGGCAATCATTGCGCTTTTGCTCTTTGGGCCGAATAAGCTGCCCGAGCTGGGGCGGGCGTTCGGCCGCACGCTGCGGGAGTTTAAAGCGGGCACACGCGACTTGATAGAGGACGATTCGGGCAAAAGCAATGCATCGCAGGTAGATGTCACCCGCGCGGACGAACAAGACAACAAACGGCTTCCGGATTGA
- a CDS encoding 5-formyltetrahydrofolate cyclo-ligase produces the protein MMAKATPDEIAAAKKAERSRLAAIRSGIEPRSRARQSHAVCDYAADWIARSALPEFMAYVPFRSELDTHSLMQWGWENGIGVIIPRCDPSARQLTLYRIQSPDDLAAGAYGIMEPDPSRLTPLPRPYVPAVILLPGLGFDGKGGRLGYGGGYYDRFLQELDAECASRGIDRPLRFGLAYTEQIVSGVLMEDHDERLDGTITEHGIELARRE, from the coding sequence ATGATGGCAAAGGCAACTCCTGACGAAATTGCAGCGGCGAAGAAAGCGGAACGGTCCCGGCTTGCCGCAATCCGCAGCGGGATTGAGCCGCGGTCGCGCGCGCGGCAGTCGCATGCGGTGTGCGATTATGCGGCCGATTGGATCGCCCGCTCGGCGCTGCCGGAATTTATGGCATACGTTCCATTCCGGTCCGAGCTCGACACCCACTCGCTCATGCAGTGGGGGTGGGAAAACGGAATCGGCGTCATCATTCCGCGCTGCGACCCCTCTGCAAGACAGCTGACGCTTTACCGGATCCAGTCCCCCGACGATTTGGCGGCGGGAGCCTACGGCATTATGGAACCGGACCCATCCCGCTTGACGCCGCTTCCGAGACCGTACGTACCGGCGGTCATTTTGCTGCCGGGACTCGGGTTTGACGGCAAAGGCGGAAGACTCGGATATGGAGGGGGCTACTACGACCGTTTTTTGCAAGAATTGGATGCCGAATGCGCATCAAGGGGAATCGACCGTCCGCTTCGGTTCGGACTGGCTTACACGGAACAGATCGTCTCCGGCGTTCTGATGGAGGACCATGATGAACGGCTGGACGGAACGATTACGGAGCACGGTATTGAATTGGCGCGGCGGGAGTGA
- a CDS encoding aldo/keto reductase has translation METRNLGKTGLKVSSLCLGTMTFGVQADHETSFAIMDKALDAGVTFIDTADGYPLGAVWSQTGKTEEIIGQWLQGKRSQVVLATKCHLQVGPGANDRGLSRKHIMDAVEGSLRRLKTDYIDLYQAHMFDPQTPVEETMRAFDDLVTQGKVRYIGVSNWRAWQIAKANGIADRRDLEPIVSVQPRYNLLFRMIEEELVPMADQEGIGIISYNPLAGGLLTGRYQWGDEAQSGTRFGLERAGSFYQERYWHEAQFNAVQAYGSWCKERELNMTTTAVRWVTQQPGITSAIIGASRPEQLDDSLHAAHAAPLAEDELAWLNGLWYSLPRKKEDR, from the coding sequence ATGGAAACGAGGAATTTGGGAAAAACGGGCCTAAAGGTCAGCAGCCTCTGTCTCGGGACGATGACGTTTGGCGTCCAAGCCGACCACGAAACCTCTTTCGCCATTATGGACAAAGCGCTCGACGCCGGCGTCACGTTCATCGACACCGCCGACGGTTATCCGCTTGGCGCGGTATGGAGCCAAACCGGAAAGACGGAAGAAATTATCGGCCAGTGGCTGCAGGGGAAACGGAGTCAGGTCGTGCTGGCGACCAAATGCCACCTCCAAGTCGGTCCGGGAGCGAACGACCGGGGATTGAGCCGCAAGCATATTATGGATGCCGTCGAAGGCAGCCTGCGGCGGTTGAAAACGGATTATATCGATCTGTACCAGGCGCATATGTTCGATCCGCAGACGCCGGTCGAGGAAACGATGCGTGCGTTCGACGATCTCGTGACGCAGGGCAAAGTTCGCTACATCGGCGTGTCCAATTGGCGGGCATGGCAAATCGCCAAGGCGAACGGCATCGCCGACCGCCGCGATTTGGAGCCGATCGTAAGCGTGCAGCCGCGCTACAACCTGCTGTTCCGGATGATCGAGGAGGAACTGGTGCCGATGGCCGACCAGGAAGGGATCGGCATCATCAGCTACAACCCGCTCGCCGGCGGCCTGCTTACCGGCCGTTACCAATGGGGTGATGAGGCCCAAAGCGGCACCCGCTTCGGCCTTGAGCGCGCCGGAAGCTTTTATCAGGAGCGCTATTGGCACGAAGCCCAGTTTAACGCCGTTCAAGCTTACGGCAGCTGGTGCAAGGAGCGGGAGCTGAACATGACGACGACTGCCGTCCGCTGGGTGACGCAGCAGCCGGGCATTACTTCGGCCATCATCGGCGCCAGCCGTCCGGAACAGCTCGACGACAGTCTGCACGCCGCACATGCCGCCCCTTTGGCGGAAGATGAGCTCGCCTGGCTGAACGGGCTCTGGTATTCGCTGCCCCGCAAGAAGGAAGACCGATAA
- a CDS encoding MogA/MoaB family molybdenum cofactor biosynthesis protein: protein MRWKVAILTASDKGSKGEREDTSAQVIRELVEEELGGEIVDYRIVPDEQDEIMAAMIEMTDYFQADLVLTTGGTGLGPRDITPEATLKVVERLVPGLSEAMRSGTMSKTRRAMLSRGISGIRGRTLIINLPGNPKGVHECLVEVMDQLPHALGIISGREGEHTS, encoded by the coding sequence ATGCGGTGGAAGGTGGCAATTCTGACAGCGAGCGACAAAGGCTCCAAGGGGGAACGGGAAGATACAAGCGCTCAAGTCATTCGTGAATTGGTGGAAGAAGAGCTTGGAGGCGAAATTGTAGACTACCGCATCGTCCCCGACGAACAGGACGAAATTATGGCGGCCATGATTGAGATGACCGATTATTTTCAGGCGGATCTGGTGCTTACGACGGGCGGCACGGGTCTTGGGCCGAGAGATATTACGCCCGAGGCGACGCTCAAGGTTGTGGAACGGCTCGTTCCGGGCCTATCGGAGGCAATGCGGAGCGGGACGATGTCGAAGACGCGCCGGGCAATGCTATCCCGGGGCATCAGCGGCATCAGAGGGCGCACATTAATTATCAATTTGCCCGGCAACCCGAAGGGCGTCCATGAATGTCTGGTTGAAGTGATGGATCAGCTTCCGCACGCTCTTGGCATTATATCCGGACGGGAAGGAGAACACACATCATGA
- a CDS encoding molybdopterin-binding protein, whose amino-acid sequence MTDETANKQALSESGAGSTILKEVPVEQAVGLRLAHDLTQIVPGTFKGRLFKKGHVITEEDLPRLLDIGKAHIYIMELGEGELHEDEAALRMALALQGEGTVLTEPHEGKVGLKSELLGIARVDPEYVAAVNALGEVALATVKTNVVVKPGQQLAATRAIPLVVPASKVEEVERLAREYRERSGGSGPVAVQPFSRFRVGLLTTGGEVYTGRIVDKFGPVVRAKLEAFGSEVAEQRYVPDDKEKIVEEIASMRQAGYDMILVTGGMSVDPDDRTPGAIKAAGADIVSYGTPMLPGSMLLMGYLDGVPIMGLPGCVMHDPYTSFDVLLPRILAGDRIVKEDITTLGYGGLHNC is encoded by the coding sequence ATGACGGATGAAACGGCAAACAAACAAGCTCTGAGCGAATCCGGCGCAGGCTCGACGATATTGAAGGAGGTTCCGGTGGAGCAGGCTGTCGGCCTGCGGCTTGCGCACGATCTAACGCAAATTGTACCGGGGACGTTTAAAGGGCGGCTGTTCAAAAAAGGCCACGTCATTACGGAAGAGGATCTGCCCCGTCTTCTTGATATCGGCAAAGCGCATATCTATATTATGGAGCTGGGCGAAGGCGAGCTCCATGAGGACGAAGCTGCGCTGCGGATGGCGCTTGCACTGCAGGGCGAAGGGACGGTGCTGACGGAGCCGCACGAGGGCAAAGTCGGACTGAAGTCCGAGCTGCTGGGCATAGCCCGCGTCGACCCGGAGTATGTAGCGGCGGTCAACGCACTGGGCGAAGTCGCGCTGGCGACGGTGAAGACGAACGTGGTCGTCAAGCCGGGCCAGCAGCTTGCGGCGACGCGCGCCATCCCGCTTGTTGTGCCCGCCTCCAAAGTCGAAGAAGTGGAGCGGCTTGCACGCGAATACCGCGAGCGCAGCGGCGGTTCCGGGCCGGTTGCGGTGCAACCTTTTTCACGGTTCCGGGTGGGGCTGCTGACGACGGGCGGCGAGGTGTACACCGGGCGGATTGTCGACAAGTTCGGTCCGGTCGTCCGTGCGAAGCTGGAAGCGTTCGGATCGGAAGTGGCGGAACAGCGTTACGTCCCGGACGACAAGGAGAAGATCGTCGAAGAAATCGCTTCCATGCGTCAAGCGGGTTATGATATGATACTGGTAACGGGCGGGATGTCCGTCGACCCCGACGACCGGACGCCGGGAGCGATCAAAGCTGCCGGAGCCGACATCGTCAGCTACGGCACGCCGATGCTGCCGGGCTCGATGCTGCTGATGGGTTATCTGGATGGCGTGCCTATTATGGGTTTGCCGGGATGTGTCATGCATGACCCGTATACGTCGTTTGACGTGCTGCTCCCGCGCATCCTTGCGGGGGACCGGATCGTGAAGGAAGATATTACGACGCTCGGCTACGGAGGCTTGCATAACTGCTGA
- a CDS encoding ABC-F family ATP-binding cassette domain-containing protein has protein sequence MLLQVSDISKSYGVSTVLSRISLQVQPRERIGLVGVNGAGKSTLLKIIAGELSADSGTVHCAKETRIGYLAQNSGLQSDGTIESEMQAVFAPLIDAERELRTLERDIADPELQRDARRYEETLERYARRSDWFREHGGFEMDTRIKSVLHGMGFGSFDPATPVSTLSGGQKTRLALARILLQAPDLLMLDEPTNYLDIETLTWLEDYLRGYSGAILVVSHDRYFLDSLAQTIIEIERHAAKRYTGNYTRYLELKEAEYEADLKQFEKQQDEIARTEAFIQRNIVRASTTKRAQSRRKMLEKMERLDRPAGELKKARFRFEIGKMTGKDVLDASGLSVTFEGRDRPLFQDVSICLERGEMVALTGPNGTGKSTLLKALVGQQPLSAGTVHWGSNVQLGYYDQEQTGLNAANTVLEEVWSAYPHIEEARIRTVLGNFLFSGEDVLKRISALSGGEKARVSLAKLMLKEANVLILDEPTNHLDLFSKEVLESALLEFEGTLLFISHDRYFLNKMSERIVELTAEGTLHFLGNYDDMVEKKREIEELRLESLAAAAAKNASAAAEPQQAGVTSYEAEKQAKRDERNRQRKLEQLEADIARLEAETAELESRLTDPAVYNNYVKVQEIQTELDAAKGALQTAYDAWEELLA, from the coding sequence ATGCTTTTGCAAGTTTCCGATATTTCCAAAAGCTACGGCGTGAGCACCGTGCTGTCGCGGATTTCGCTGCAGGTTCAGCCGCGCGAGCGCATCGGACTCGTCGGCGTCAACGGCGCCGGCAAATCGACGCTGCTCAAAATCATCGCGGGCGAACTGTCCGCCGACAGCGGCACGGTTCATTGCGCCAAAGAAACGCGGATCGGCTACTTGGCGCAAAACAGCGGCCTGCAGTCGGACGGCACGATCGAGTCGGAGATGCAGGCGGTGTTCGCCCCTTTAATAGATGCGGAACGGGAGCTCCGGACGCTGGAGCGGGACATCGCCGATCCGGAGCTGCAGCGCGACGCCCGCCGCTACGAAGAAACGCTGGAACGTTATGCGAGACGCTCGGACTGGTTCCGCGAACACGGCGGCTTCGAGATGGACACGCGCATCAAGAGCGTGCTGCACGGGATGGGATTCGGCAGCTTTGATCCCGCAACGCCTGTCTCGACATTAAGCGGCGGGCAGAAAACGCGGCTGGCGCTCGCGCGCATCCTGCTGCAGGCGCCGGATCTGCTTATGCTCGACGAACCGACCAACTATTTGGACATTGAGACGCTGACCTGGCTCGAAGACTATCTCCGCGGTTATTCCGGCGCGATTCTCGTCGTTTCCCACGACCGTTATTTTCTTGATTCGCTCGCGCAAACGATTATTGAAATCGAGCGTCATGCCGCAAAACGCTACACCGGCAATTATACCCGTTACCTAGAATTGAAAGAAGCGGAATACGAGGCCGATCTGAAGCAGTTCGAGAAGCAGCAGGACGAAATTGCGCGCACCGAAGCGTTCATCCAGCGCAACATCGTACGCGCCTCCACCACGAAGCGGGCCCAAAGCCGCCGTAAAATGCTGGAGAAGATGGAGCGTCTCGACCGCCCCGCAGGCGAGCTGAAAAAAGCTCGCTTCCGCTTTGAAATCGGTAAGATGACCGGCAAGGACGTGCTCGACGCGAGCGGCTTATCCGTCACGTTCGAGGGCCGCGACCGGCCGTTATTCCAAGACGTTTCGATCTGTCTGGAGCGGGGAGAAATGGTGGCGCTGACCGGTCCGAACGGCACCGGAAAGTCCACCCTGCTGAAAGCGCTCGTCGGGCAGCAGCCGCTGTCCGCAGGCACGGTCCACTGGGGCTCCAACGTGCAGCTTGGCTATTACGACCAGGAGCAAACCGGACTGAACGCGGCCAATACGGTGCTCGAAGAAGTTTGGAGCGCATACCCGCATATTGAAGAGGCGAGAATCCGCACCGTACTCGGCAATTTTTTGTTCAGCGGCGAGGACGTTCTAAAGCGGATCTCTGCGCTGAGCGGCGGCGAGAAAGCGCGCGTATCGCTTGCGAAGCTAATGCTGAAGGAAGCGAACGTGCTCATTCTGGACGAACCGACCAACCATTTGGACTTATTCAGCAAAGAAGTGCTGGAGTCGGCGCTGCTTGAATTTGAAGGCACGCTGCTTTTTATTTCCCATGACCGCTATTTCCTGAACAAAATGTCGGAGCGGATCGTCGAGCTTACAGCGGAAGGAACGCTTCATTTCCTAGGAAATTACGATGATATGGTGGAAAAAAAGCGCGAAATCGAAGAACTTCGTCTCGAATCGCTGGCTGCAGCGGCGGCCAAAAACGCTTCGGCTGCCGCCGAGCCGCAGCAGGCCGGGGTCACTTCCTATGAAGCCGAGAAGCAGGCGAAGCGGGATGAGCGCAACCGGCAGCGCAAGCTGGAGCAGCTTGAAGCCGACATCGCCCGTTTGGAAGCCGAAACGGCGGAGCTTGAAAGCCGGCTGACGGATCCCGCCGTTTACAACAATTATGTCAAAGTCCAGGAAATTCAAACGGAGCTTGACGCCGCCAAGGGCGCCCTGCAGACCGCTTACGATGCGTGGGAGGAGCTGCTCGCGTAA
- the groES gene encoding co-chaperone GroES: MIRPLGERVLIEPIAKEETTASGIVLPDTAKEKPQEGKVVAVGSGTLKDGVRVALEVKEGDRVLFSKYAGTEIKYEGKEYLIMKESDIHAIFG, translated from the coding sequence ATGATCAGACCTTTGGGTGAACGCGTATTGATCGAACCGATCGCGAAAGAAGAAACGACCGCCAGCGGTATCGTACTGCCGGACACGGCGAAAGAAAAGCCGCAAGAAGGCAAAGTGGTAGCTGTCGGAAGTGGAACACTGAAAGACGGCGTTCGCGTTGCTCTGGAAGTGAAAGAAGGCGACCGCGTTCTGTTCTCCAAATATGCGGGCACGGAAATCAAATACGAAGGCAAAGAGTATTTGATTATGAAAGAAAGCGACATTCACGCGATTTTCGGTTAA